The Candidatus Methylacidithermus pantelleriae genome contains a region encoding:
- a CDS encoding undecaprenyl-diphosphate phosphatase — MATYWAVILLGVLEGLTEFLPVSSTAHLLIAEHWLGQHSEAFNIIIQLGAVLAVVLVYRKEIPLLFTQSSSRRGLAYLGKIGVAFLATSVLGLLVKKMGWKLPTELWPIILALLAGSLAILLVEHRFQRNPVHEDGIGWTTALWVGIAQVFAGIFPGLSRSAATILTAVYFGVTRLEATEFSFLLGIPTMAAASLYSLDSETHFFHRAPAESWACLALGFFVSALVGFVSVKWLLSYVRSRSFVPFAWYRIALALVLLLVLRG, encoded by the coding sequence ATGGCAACATATTGGGCCGTCATCCTCCTCGGAGTCCTTGAGGGACTGACCGAGTTCCTCCCGGTGTCGAGCACGGCTCACCTGCTCATCGCCGAGCACTGGCTGGGCCAGCACTCCGAAGCTTTTAATATCATCATCCAACTGGGCGCCGTTTTGGCGGTGGTCCTTGTTTACCGAAAGGAAATTCCTCTCCTCTTTACTCAATCCAGCTCTCGGCGGGGGCTGGCCTATCTCGGGAAAATTGGAGTAGCTTTCCTTGCTACAAGCGTCTTGGGGCTCCTCGTTAAGAAAATGGGTTGGAAATTGCCCACAGAACTCTGGCCCATCATCCTTGCCCTCCTTGCAGGCAGCCTGGCGATCCTTCTTGTGGAGCACCGTTTTCAGCGAAACCCTGTTCACGAAGATGGTATCGGCTGGACAACCGCTCTATGGGTGGGAATCGCTCAAGTTTTCGCAGGAATCTTTCCAGGGCTTTCACGCTCGGCGGCAACCATTCTTACAGCCGTGTATTTCGGGGTAACTCGCCTAGAAGCGACCGAATTTTCCTTTCTTTTGGGGATCCCTACCATGGCTGCGGCGAGTCTTTACTCCTTGGACTCAGAAACCCACTTTTTCCACCGTGCTCCGGCCGAGTCTTGGGCTTGCTTAGCCCTTGGATTTTTCGTTTCGGCTCTCGTCGGATTTGTCAGTGTCAAATGGCTCCTCTCGTATGTTCGATCGCGCTCTTTTGTTCCTTTTGCATGGTACCGAATCGCTCTTGCTTTGGTTCTTTTGCTAGTCCTCCGGGGTTAG
- a CDS encoding YXWGXW repeat-containing protein, with product MVNVGLFFRRIFLLGLLALAALSQSGCATYYYSPPPYPRYARRVWVPGHWRYRPRWGDWVWVPGHWVWYY from the coding sequence ATGGTAAATGTGGGACTTTTCTTTCGTCGCATTTTCCTTTTGGGACTTCTAGCTCTGGCCGCACTCAGTCAAAGTGGTTGTGCGACGTACTACTATTCTCCTCCCCCCTATCCCCGGTATGCGCGGCGTGTTTGGGTACCTGGACACTGGAGGTACCGGCCTCGATGGGGTGATTGGGTATGGGTTCCTGGTCACTGGGTATGGTACTACTAG